One window from the genome of Candidatus Didemnitutus sp. encodes:
- the pdxH gene encoding pyridoxamine 5'-phosphate oxidase, whose amino-acid sequence MNLQELRRNYASRSLDLPDLNASPFAQFDLWMREAIETQVLEPNAMSLATADASGRPNLRTVLLKGFDERGFVFYTNYESSKARDLAANPRVALMFPWLPLERQVVVTGTAEKIGAAESLKYFLSRPRDSQIGAWASRQSSVITTRALLEQKFAEMKAKFAQGEIPLPTNWGGYRVTPGSFEFWQGRPNRLHDRFMYRRQAEGKWTVERLMP is encoded by the coding sequence ATGAATTTGCAGGAACTCCGCCGCAACTACGCGTCGCGCTCGCTCGATCTGCCCGACCTGAATGCCAGTCCGTTCGCGCAGTTCGATCTCTGGATGCGGGAGGCGATCGAGACGCAGGTGCTGGAGCCGAACGCCATGTCGCTGGCCACGGCCGATGCATCTGGGCGTCCGAATCTGCGCACCGTGCTGCTGAAGGGCTTCGACGAGCGCGGCTTCGTTTTCTACACCAATTACGAGAGCTCCAAGGCCCGCGACCTCGCAGCGAATCCGCGCGTGGCGTTGATGTTTCCCTGGCTGCCGCTCGAGCGGCAGGTCGTCGTCACCGGCACGGCGGAGAAGATCGGTGCGGCGGAGTCGCTGAAGTATTTTCTGTCGCGGCCGCGCGACAGCCAGATCGGTGCATGGGCATCGCGGCAGAGCTCGGTTATCACCACGCGCGCGTTGCTCGAGCAGAAGTTCGCGGAGATGAAGGCGAAGTTCGCGCAGGGCGAGATTCCGCTGCCGACCAATTGGGGCGGCTATCGCGTGACGCCGGGAAGCTTCGAGTTCTGGCAGGGCCGGCCCAACCGGCTGCACGACCGGTTCATGTATCGCCGGCAGGCCGAGGGAAAGTGGACCGTCGAGCGGCTGATGCCGTGA
- the ispH gene encoding 4-hydroxy-3-methylbut-2-enyl diphosphate reductase — protein sequence MPCSLAVSRVRRKQPARAASTVRGRDTCDRKFDAPRGCASVGAVSVATARLPLLLAFNPSNQLAVAVDSARVKLPFAGEHAGADLNRAFPTSTAPAEYFSFTHAGTEWAVSFVQVSTQAAGDLAFRSIEQLERQGDRLDPLLAAVLPRLEPHLIEIPYLHLGENDYIYRFRVEKDRNRSIYQQDDDARGLYQSKLCEAIKALARTNERSASAPAVLDFGAVRYVIPSHFGFCLGVKNAIERAYESLAENPGRRVFMLSELIHNPFVNEDLLRRGLRYLQTDKGVPFTVSGRPASADQPEPWLWDSLTSEDVVIIPAFGATDEDKKRLIRKGIRVAQYDATCMLVEKVWKAARAFGREGFTVVIHGKSEHEETKATFSNTRRYAPAIIIRSLDEARLLGDYIAQPTPAGRAAILKKFEGKTTPGFDPTLHLDRVAVVNQTTLLMNETASIIDYFKTVFTAKYGAESGLEHVGGAGKKDTLCYATQVNQDALARALGEPLDAAFVVGGKNSSNTYQLYRVCEHKLGSRAFFIQSESSIRSRCQIEHYVFPASGHGKGGHTEVHPLWKDCDMAPKRVLITGGASCPDGLVQQVITRINSFFPAAELRSIDAVLADLEQ from the coding sequence ATGCCGTGCAGCCTCGCGGTTTCGCGGGTCCGACGCAAGCAGCCGGCGCGGGCGGCCAGCACAGTGCGCGGTCGCGACACGTGCGACAGGAAGTTTGACGCTCCTCGCGGTTGTGCTTCCGTCGGAGCTGTGTCCGTCGCCACCGCCCGCCTCCCGCTCCTCCTCGCGTTCAACCCGAGCAACCAACTCGCGGTCGCCGTGGACAGCGCGCGCGTGAAGTTGCCCTTCGCCGGCGAACATGCCGGCGCAGACCTGAACCGCGCCTTCCCGACCAGCACGGCGCCGGCGGAGTATTTTTCCTTCACGCACGCAGGCACGGAGTGGGCCGTCTCCTTCGTGCAGGTCTCCACCCAGGCGGCGGGGGACCTTGCGTTTCGCTCGATCGAACAGCTCGAGCGCCAGGGCGACCGTCTCGACCCGCTGCTCGCCGCCGTGTTGCCGCGCCTCGAGCCCCATCTGATCGAGATTCCCTACCTGCATCTCGGCGAAAACGACTACATCTATCGCTTCCGCGTCGAGAAAGACCGCAACCGCTCCATCTACCAGCAGGACGACGACGCCCGCGGCCTCTACCAGAGCAAGCTGTGCGAAGCCATCAAGGCCCTCGCGCGCACCAACGAGCGCTCGGCTTCCGCACCCGCCGTGCTCGATTTCGGCGCTGTGCGCTACGTCATCCCCAGCCACTTCGGCTTCTGTCTCGGTGTGAAGAACGCCATCGAGCGCGCCTACGAGTCCCTCGCGGAGAATCCCGGCCGCCGCGTCTTCATGCTCAGCGAACTGATCCACAATCCGTTCGTGAACGAAGACCTCCTCCGCCGCGGCCTGCGCTACCTGCAGACGGACAAAGGCGTGCCCTTCACCGTCAGCGGCCGGCCTGCGAGCGCCGACCAGCCGGAGCCGTGGTTGTGGGATTCCCTCACCAGCGAGGACGTGGTGATCATCCCGGCCTTCGGCGCGACCGACGAGGACAAGAAACGCCTCATCCGCAAAGGCATTCGCGTCGCCCAATACGACGCCACCTGCATGCTCGTGGAAAAAGTCTGGAAAGCGGCCCGCGCCTTCGGCCGCGAAGGCTTCACCGTCGTCATCCACGGCAAAAGCGAGCACGAGGAGACGAAAGCCACCTTTTCCAACACCCGCCGCTACGCGCCGGCGATCATCATTCGCTCGCTCGACGAGGCTCGGCTGCTCGGTGACTACATCGCCCAGCCCACACCGGCCGGACGCGCCGCGATCCTGAAAAAATTCGAGGGCAAGACCACGCCCGGCTTCGATCCCACGCTGCACCTGGATCGCGTTGCCGTCGTCAACCAGACCACGCTCCTGATGAACGAGACGGCGAGCATCATCGACTACTTCAAGACCGTCTTCACCGCGAAATACGGCGCGGAGAGCGGACTCGAACATGTCGGCGGCGCGGGCAAGAAGGACACGCTTTGCTACGCGACGCAGGTCAACCAGGACGCCCTCGCCCGCGCACTGGGCGAGCCGCTCGATGCAGCCTTCGTCGTGGGCGGCAAAAACTCCTCGAATACCTACCAGCTCTACCGCGTGTGCGAGCACAAGCTCGGCAGCCGCGCGTTTTTCATCCAATCCGAGTCCAGCATCCGCTCTCGTTGCCAGATCGAGCACTACGTTTTCCCCGCGAGCGGACACGGCAAAGGCGGGCACACCGAAGTCCACCCGCTGTGGAAGGATTGCGATATGGCGCCCAAGCGCGTGCTCATCACCGGCGGCGCCTCGTGCCCCGACGGCCTCGTCCAGCAGGTGATCACGCGCATCAACTCCTTTTTCCCCGCCGCGGAGCTGCGCTCGATCGACGCGGTCCTCGCCGATCTGGAGCAATAA
- a CDS encoding AAA family ATPase has translation MARKIAFINYKGGVGKTSLIVNIAAALAQRGLRVLLVDFDTQSNASIWLLKLDRWNKINASGVGAVYSIFDPGTARVRDLIIKSVVEGKEGEKLLPGLDLIPTTFNLVDLEGEYKPDPKRPSYAIFQEQLAEVEKDYDVVLFDCPPNILRASQNGIFCANEIYVPSNPDALSLIGFTLLVEKLMRFQQSSASFRTAAMGPAAQVYGIVFNAIKTNVDIEVPKMRMQLRLNQFKAQKRGCAPSAKIFSTQIRDAIVVRRAVTLGLPVALVGSEGTETDSVTNDYRQLAAEIVEHAPAT, from the coding sequence ATGGCCCGCAAAATCGCATTCATCAATTACAAGGGCGGCGTCGGCAAGACCTCGCTCATCGTCAACATCGCGGCGGCGCTCGCGCAGCGGGGCCTGCGCGTCCTGCTGGTCGATTTCGACACGCAATCCAACGCGAGCATCTGGCTCCTCAAGCTCGACCGCTGGAACAAGATCAACGCCAGCGGCGTCGGCGCGGTCTACTCGATCTTCGATCCCGGCACCGCGCGCGTGCGCGACTTGATCATCAAAAGCGTCGTCGAGGGCAAGGAGGGCGAGAAGCTTCTGCCGGGACTCGACCTGATCCCGACGACCTTCAACCTGGTCGATCTCGAGGGCGAATATAAGCCCGATCCGAAGCGGCCGAGCTACGCGATCTTCCAAGAGCAGCTGGCGGAGGTGGAAAAGGATTACGACGTGGTCCTCTTCGACTGCCCGCCCAATATCCTGCGCGCGTCGCAAAACGGCATTTTCTGCGCGAACGAGATCTACGTGCCGTCGAATCCCGATGCGCTGTCGCTGATCGGTTTCACGCTGCTCGTGGAAAAGCTGATGCGCTTCCAGCAGAGCTCGGCGAGCTTCCGCACCGCGGCGATGGGGCCGGCGGCGCAGGTCTACGGCATCGTGTTCAACGCGATCAAGACGAACGTCGACATCGAGGTGCCGAAGATGCGGATGCAGCTCCGCCTGAATCAATTCAAGGCGCAGAAGCGCGGCTGCGCGCCGAGCGCGAAGATTTTCTCCACGCAGATCCGCGACGCGATCGTCGTGCGCCGCGCCGTGACGCTCGGCTTGCCCGTCGCGCTCGTCGGCTCCGAGGGCACCGAGACCGACAGCGTTACCAACGACTACCGCCAGCTCGCCGCCGAGATCGTCGAGCACGCGCCCGCCACCTGA
- a CDS encoding PaaI family thioesterase, giving the protein MSELSLQERFSPQSICFGCGPANPKGLHIRSHARGDEVVATWTPEKHHEAFPGVLNGGIIGSLLDCHCNWTAAWHLMQQGQLEKPPCCVTADYAIRMMRPTPTDGPVELTARVVESSADRAVVEGVLTAAGKPRATCRGTFVAVQPGHPAYHRW; this is encoded by the coding sequence ATGTCCGAACTTTCGCTTCAGGAACGTTTTTCCCCGCAAAGCATCTGTTTCGGCTGCGGCCCCGCCAACCCCAAGGGCCTGCACATCCGCAGCCACGCGCGCGGCGACGAGGTCGTAGCGACCTGGACGCCCGAGAAACACCACGAAGCCTTCCCCGGCGTGCTGAACGGCGGCATCATCGGCTCGCTCCTCGATTGCCACTGCAACTGGACCGCCGCGTGGCACCTCATGCAACAGGGCCAACTCGAAAAACCGCCCTGCTGCGTCACCGCCGACTACGCGATCAGGATGATGCGCCCCACCCCGACTGACGGCCCCGTCGAACTCACCGCGCGCGTCGTCGAGTCCTCCGCCGACCGCGCCGTCGTCGAAGGCGTCCTCACCGCCGCCGGCAAGCCGCGCGCCACCTGCCGCGGCACCTTCGTCGCCGTGCAGCCGGGCCATCCCGCGTATCACCGTTGGTGA